The proteins below come from a single Oenanthe melanoleuca isolate GR-GAL-2019-014 chromosome Z, OMel1.0, whole genome shotgun sequence genomic window:
- the GAS1 gene encoding growth arrest-specific protein 1 encodes MVARSPARHGGGGGRRWPRAAAWLWLAAALGAVWPPRGSLVQGRRLICWQAVLQCQGEPECSYAYNQYAEACAPVLLQQQPAAAGGGDGPAGAAGAAASSRRRCPSHCIAALIQLNHTRRGPALEDCDCAQDENCRATKRAIEPCLPRTSSPAGGGPGGPGPGGPGVMGCTEARRRCDWDSRCSLALNRYMTYCGKLFNGLRCTPECRAVIEDMLAVPKAVLLNDCVCDGLERPICESVKENMARLCFGADMGGNGAGSSGGSDGGLEEYYDEDYEEEPSQKGRDDAEDNAGAEPGFPVQADNAGRPAGAAGALLASILVPLLPRL; translated from the coding sequence ATGGTGGCCCGCTCTCCCGCTCGGCacggaggcggcggcggccggcgcTGGCCGCGGGCGGCCGCCTGGCTGTGGCtggcggcggcgctgggcgCCGTGTGGCCGCCGCGGGGCTCGCTGGTGCAGGGCCGGCGGCTGATCTGCTGGCAGGCggtgctgcagtgtcagggGGAGCCCGAGTGCAGCTACGCGTACAACCAGTACGCCGAGGCGTGCGCCCcggtgctcctgcagcagcagccggcggcggcgggcggcggggacggcccggcgggcgctgcgggcgcgGCCGCCTCGTCCCGGCGGCGGTGTCCCAGCCACTGCATCGCGGCGCTCATCCAGCTCAACCACacccggcggggcccggcgctGGAGGACTGCGACTGCGCGCAGGACGAGAACTGCCGCGCCACCAAGCGCGCCATCGAGCCGTGCCTGCCCCGCACCAGCAGCCCCGcgggcggcggccccggcgggcccggccccggcggccCCGGCGTCATGGGCTGCACGGAGGCGCGGCGGCGCTGCGACTGGGACAGCCGCTGCAGCCTGGCGCTGAACCGCTACATGACCTACTGCGGGAAGCTGTTCAACGGGCTGCGCTGCACGCCCGAGTGCCGCGCCGTCATCGAGGACATGCTGGCCGTGCCCAAGGCCGTGCTGCTCAACGACTGCGTCTGCGACGGGCTGGAGCGGCCCATCTGCGAGTCGGTCAAGGAGAACATGGCCCGCCTCTGCTTCGGCGCCGACATGGGCGGTAACGGCGCGGGCAGCAGTGGCGGCTCGGACGGCGGCCTGGAGGAGTACTACGACGAGGACTACGAGGAGGAGCCGAGCCAGAAGGGGAGGGACGACGCGGAGGACAATGCGGGCGCCGAGCCCGGCTTCCCCGTGCAGGCGGATAACGCCGGCCGGCCCGCCGGGGCGGCCGGGGCGCTGCTCGCCTCCATCTTGGTGCCGCTGCTGCCGCGGCTCTAG